One Methylosinus sp. C49 DNA segment encodes these proteins:
- a CDS encoding cobaltochelatase subunit CobN — translation MFLIDIARALLAAIFVLIAVAPCGARAERIELSLMLGDIDSVTAIEAIRRLRADPALAEVESHVIPAKDFAAVDRASLRRSRIILVNAVGMTLARAIASEIPEIERNGGKVFAVGTSWDAQVAGLGLKRDETLAAYMAAGGVDNVVGMTLAALSRHAGLSVAPPPPMALAEFGALELSSGRIFGSFADFKKAYPRLREDRPWIGVLFYRSNALSGQTATVVALAAALERRGYNVIPFFGYPNDQALRKFAFDENGEPAIAALGALALKIGVNPETIAPLLRELNAPGVNLITLNTQSRAQWENSKQGLDIMERGWQVSLAELAGLVAPVVVASKEPFVDADTGLEGVRETPIAERVERAAERLARFVALRETPAKEKRVALIYYNYPPGKENIGASYLNVLPKSLRTILERLKSEGYDLTGAPQSDEELFTLIRERGGNINGWNSGTIEERVRQGLVDGSISLLPVKTYREWFDREVPEATRAFMLEKWGEPEKSSIMVWRDEKGEAYFVFPTQRFGKLLLAPQPTRAWEQDPEKLYHDVALPPSHQYLAFYLWLQKTVDVHAMIHLGTHATHEWHNGKEVGFTSGDPGELFMGAVPQLYPYIVDNIGEALQAKRRGMAAMISHLTPPLDRASLHPQLRELKELISNLRQAKEKSPQLAEGFHVELRSKVRAQGIDKDVGLDSFEDAEKLERLDDYLQEVQEKATPFGLHTFGVAPEQKLKESTADAILAVDAQLSDAERKARATEIVASIDRSAEDELGALMRGLAGGYVAAGPGNDPVRNPSALPTGRNLYGFDPARLPSQATWAMGRKLAEDFVADFQKRKGELPQKLAFNLWGVETNRHEGVMEAQIMALMGVRPQWDARGRVIGVEAITREELGRPRVDVTIIPSGLYRDLFSQVMKRLDEAVTIAQRQEEADNAMRNNSLAAAAELVRDGLAPERAQQLARVRMFTVPSGAYGTNLDKATPLSNTYGNGKDADAKLSGVYFMRMHHAYGQGLWGDDLQDRPGLGVDLLKRGLSGVQAVVHSRSSNVYAALDGDDFYQYLGGTAMAARVVNGATPDVFVTDMSNPVKPTTVTLERYIGREMRARYLNPKWIEAMMKEGYAGARFVNYVVENLWGWQVLTPEAIGDAKWQEMYETWVADRNHLDIKEKFRAAGNLLAYQALVDRMLVAVNKGYWKADALTIAELQRVNQEVIAEAGVACDRDTCSSPEIVALAEAQDKRAMERAIAQPAPAPSLVAAAVAAGYPAPARKPAQPAAASASSPSPVAPSASEPSKVEGYAMEEKTRGSNSATDRESLIAGAALAFAALFGFASRLAMAAKS, via the coding sequence ATGTTCCTGATTGACATCGCGCGGGCGTTGCTCGCAGCTATTTTCGTGCTGATCGCCGTCGCTCCATGCGGCGCGAGAGCGGAGCGGATCGAGCTCTCGCTGATGCTCGGCGACATAGATTCCGTCACCGCCATCGAAGCGATCCGTCGCCTGCGCGCCGATCCCGCGCTCGCCGAGGTCGAGTCGCATGTCATTCCTGCAAAGGATTTCGCCGCCGTCGATCGCGCGAGTCTGCGTCGCTCACGCATCATTCTCGTCAACGCCGTCGGCATGACGCTCGCGCGGGCCATCGCCTCGGAGATTCCTGAAATCGAGAGGAATGGCGGAAAAGTCTTCGCGGTCGGAACCAGTTGGGACGCGCAGGTCGCGGGCCTCGGCCTGAAACGCGATGAGACGCTCGCCGCCTACATGGCTGCCGGAGGCGTCGACAATGTCGTGGGGATGACGCTCGCCGCGCTTTCGCGCCACGCTGGTCTCTCCGTCGCGCCGCCGCCGCCCATGGCGCTGGCCGAGTTCGGCGCGCTGGAGCTGTCGAGCGGGCGCATCTTCGGCTCCTTCGCCGATTTCAAGAAAGCCTATCCGCGTCTACGCGAAGATCGGCCGTGGATCGGCGTCCTGTTCTACCGCAGCAACGCCCTCTCGGGGCAGACGGCGACGGTGGTGGCGCTGGCCGCCGCGCTCGAGCGGCGCGGCTATAATGTCATTCCTTTCTTCGGCTATCCCAATGATCAGGCGCTGCGCAAATTCGCATTCGACGAGAATGGCGAGCCGGCGATCGCGGCCCTCGGCGCGCTCGCGCTCAAGATCGGCGTCAATCCAGAGACGATCGCTCCGCTGCTGCGTGAACTGAATGCGCCCGGCGTCAACCTCATCACGCTCAACACGCAGAGCCGCGCGCAATGGGAGAACTCTAAGCAGGGGCTCGATATCATGGAGCGTGGGTGGCAGGTGAGCCTCGCCGAGCTCGCGGGTCTCGTCGCGCCGGTCGTCGTCGCCTCCAAGGAACCGTTCGTCGACGCCGACACCGGGCTCGAAGGCGTGCGCGAGACGCCGATCGCGGAGCGCGTGGAGCGCGCCGCGGAACGGCTGGCGCGCTTCGTCGCTCTGCGCGAGACGCCGGCGAAGGAGAAGCGCGTCGCGCTGATCTATTACAATTATCCGCCCGGCAAGGAGAATATCGGCGCCTCCTATCTCAATGTGCTGCCGAAGTCGCTGCGCACGATCCTCGAGCGGCTGAAGTCAGAGGGCTACGATCTTACCGGCGCGCCGCAGAGCGACGAAGAGCTGTTCACGCTCATTCGCGAGCGCGGCGGCAATATCAATGGCTGGAACTCTGGAACGATCGAAGAGCGCGTCCGCCAGGGCCTCGTCGATGGCTCGATCTCTTTGCTGCCGGTAAAGACCTATCGCGAATGGTTCGACCGCGAGGTCCCGGAGGCGACGCGCGCCTTCATGCTGGAGAAATGGGGCGAGCCGGAAAAATCGAGCATCATGGTGTGGCGCGACGAGAAGGGCGAAGCCTATTTCGTCTTTCCGACGCAGCGATTCGGCAAGCTGCTGCTCGCGCCGCAGCCGACGCGCGCCTGGGAGCAGGACCCGGAAAAACTCTATCATGATGTGGCCCTGCCGCCGAGCCATCAATATCTCGCCTTCTATCTCTGGCTCCAAAAGACTGTCGACGTCCATGCTATGATTCATCTGGGAACGCATGCGACGCACGAGTGGCACAATGGCAAGGAGGTCGGCTTCACGTCCGGCGATCCGGGCGAATTGTTCATGGGCGCGGTTCCACAGCTCTACCCCTATATCGTCGACAATATCGGCGAGGCCTTGCAGGCCAAGCGTCGCGGCATGGCGGCGATGATCAGTCATTTGACGCCGCCGCTCGATCGCGCCTCGCTGCATCCGCAGCTGCGCGAGCTGAAGGAGCTGATCTCCAATCTCCGCCAGGCGAAGGAGAAGAGCCCGCAGCTCGCAGAAGGCTTTCACGTCGAGCTGCGATCGAAAGTGCGCGCGCAGGGGATCGACAAGGATGTCGGCCTCGACTCCTTCGAGGACGCCGAGAAGCTGGAGCGTCTCGACGACTATCTCCAGGAGGTTCAGGAGAAGGCGACGCCTTTCGGCCTGCACACATTCGGCGTCGCGCCGGAGCAGAAGCTGAAGGAATCGACCGCGGATGCGATCCTCGCCGTCGACGCGCAGCTCTCCGACGCCGAGCGCAAGGCGCGCGCGACGGAGATCGTCGCCTCGATCGACCGCTCGGCGGAAGACGAGCTCGGCGCGCTCATGAGAGGACTTGCGGGCGGCTATGTCGCCGCCGGTCCCGGCAATGACCCTGTGCGCAATCCTTCCGCTCTTCCCACGGGACGCAATCTCTACGGCTTCGATCCCGCGCGGTTGCCGAGCCAGGCGACCTGGGCGATGGGCCGCAAGCTCGCCGAGGATTTCGTCGCCGATTTCCAGAAGCGGAAAGGCGAGCTTCCGCAAAAGCTCGCCTTCAATCTCTGGGGAGTCGAGACCAATCGCCACGAGGGCGTGATGGAGGCGCAGATCATGGCGCTGATGGGCGTGCGTCCGCAGTGGGACGCGCGCGGCCGGGTCATCGGCGTCGAGGCGATCACGCGCGAGGAGCTCGGGCGTCCGCGCGTCGATGTGACGATTATTCCTTCGGGCCTCTATCGCGATCTTTTCTCGCAAGTGATGAAACGTCTCGACGAGGCCGTGACCATCGCGCAGCGGCAGGAGGAGGCGGACAACGCCATGCGCAATAATTCGCTCGCCGCAGCCGCCGAGCTGGTTCGGGATGGCCTTGCGCCCGAGCGCGCGCAGCAGCTCGCCCGCGTGCGCATGTTCACCGTGCCGTCCGGCGCCTATGGCACGAATCTCGATAAGGCGACGCCGCTCTCCAACACCTATGGAAACGGCAAGGACGCCGACGCCAAGCTCTCCGGCGTCTATTTCATGCGCATGCATCACGCCTATGGTCAGGGCCTGTGGGGCGACGATCTTCAGGACCGTCCGGGCCTCGGCGTCGATCTTTTGAAGCGCGGGCTCTCCGGCGTGCAGGCCGTCGTGCACAGCCGCTCGTCGAATGTCTACGCCGCGCTCGACGGCGACGACTTCTATCAGTACCTCGGCGGCACGGCGATGGCGGCGCGCGTCGTCAATGGCGCGACGCCAGATGTCTTCGTCACCGACATGTCCAATCCGGTGAAGCCGACGACGGTGACGCTGGAGCGCTACATCGGCCGCGAGATGCGCGCGCGCTACCTCAATCCGAAATGGATCGAGGCGATGATGAAGGAGGGCTACGCCGGCGCCCGCTTCGTCAATTATGTCGTCGAAAATCTCTGGGGCTGGCAGGTGCTGACGCCGGAAGCGATCGGCGACGCGAAATGGCAGGAGATGTACGAGACCTGGGTGGCCGACCGCAATCATCTCGATATAAAGGAGAAGTTTCGCGCGGCCGGCAATCTGCTCGCTTATCAAGCGCTGGTCGATCGGATGCTCGTCGCCGTCAACAAAGGCTATTGGAAGGCCGATGCGCTGACGATCGCGGAGCTCCAGCGCGTGAACCAGGAGGTGATCGCGGAGGCCGGCGTCGCCTGCGACCGCGACACATGCTCGTCGCCTGAGATCGTCGCCCTCGCCGAGGCGCAGGACAAGCGGGCGATGGAACGCGCTATTGCGCAGCCGGCCCCCGCGCCGTCGCTCGTCGCCGCGGCCGTGGCGGCCGGGTATCCCGCGCCAGCTCGAAAGCCCGCGCAGCCCGCGGCCGCATCCGCTTCGTCTCCCTCACCTGTCGCGCCTTCCGCATCGGAGCCGTCCAAGGTCGAAGGTTATGCGATGGAGGAGAAGACGCGGGGCTCGAACAGCGCCACCGATAGGGAATCTCTGATCGCCGGCGCTGCGCTCGCCTTCGCCGCGCTGTTCGGATTTGCTTCACGTCTCGCAATGGCGGCAAAATCCTGA
- a CDS encoding MotA/TolQ/ExbB proton channel family protein: MEAVQVLERFLYTVSSGLYLPVIAIVSMLCLYTLWLLGTLAADALLRHKGGSPELEAYRQRLAAELARPDDHVDARLERMLQAAELSASRRLDRVRFVIKVGPALGLMGTLIPMGVSLASLAEGNVPKMAGSMVTAFTATVVGLACGVVAYLIALVRENWARAEIREMEFITEIGARNGAPPVAEPTQAEEIDALSATPTAV, translated from the coding sequence GTGGAGGCCGTCCAAGTCCTAGAGAGGTTTCTCTACACAGTTTCGTCCGGTCTCTATCTGCCGGTCATCGCCATCGTGTCGATGCTCTGCCTCTACACATTATGGCTTCTGGGGACGCTCGCCGCAGATGCGCTGCTGCGCCACAAGGGCGGCTCGCCGGAACTCGAAGCCTATCGCCAGCGTCTCGCGGCGGAGCTCGCCCGTCCCGACGATCACGTCGATGCGAGGCTCGAACGCATGTTGCAGGCGGCGGAGCTTTCCGCCAGCCGGCGCCTCGATCGCGTTCGCTTCGTCATCAAGGTCGGACCGGCGCTCGGACTGATGGGCACGCTCATTCCAATGGGCGTGTCGCTCGCCTCCTTGGCCGAGGGCAATGTGCCGAAGATGGCGGGAAGCATGGTGACGGCTTTCACCGCCACGGTCGTCGGTCTCGCCTGCGGCGTCGTCGCCTATCTCATCGCGCTGGTGCGGGAGAATTGGGCGCGCGCCGAAATTCGCGAGATGGAGTTCATCACCGAGATCGGCGCGCGCAATGGCGCGCCGCCGGTCGCCGAGCCGACGCAGGCGGAGGAAATCGATGCGCTATCTGCGACGCCGACGGCGGTTTGA
- a CDS encoding FecR domain-containing protein gives MSFDSDTPEDPHDIAVDWVLRKKEGPLTRKEQEALDAWLAADTAHAAAFREAEGLSAEFARLSLRHPAKRASARRRGRPVVAAAAAAVALALLLGDLSIPFVADYSTGAGETRRVTLGDGSHVELGARSAIALHFTPARRRLTLLRGEAWFDVAPDASRPFVVEAAGGSATALGTSFDVALDENGARVTVTEHSVSVASGGAEVVAREGQETSFLRGSSASAPAAANVAKLTAWRRGRLIVEDEALGDVLALLGRYRHGVVYCLRREICARRVTGVYRTDDPTQALADIETALGLSAYRLSNYLILLHE, from the coding sequence ATGAGCTTCGACAGCGACACGCCGGAAGATCCGCACGACATTGCGGTGGACTGGGTCCTTCGAAAGAAGGAAGGACCGCTGACGCGCAAGGAGCAGGAGGCGCTCGACGCCTGGCTCGCTGCCGATACCGCGCATGCGGCGGCGTTCCGCGAGGCCGAGGGATTATCCGCCGAGTTCGCAAGGCTGAGCCTGCGCCACCCTGCGAAGCGAGCGTCGGCGAGGCGCAGGGGCCGCCCGGTCGTGGCCGCCGCCGCAGCCGCCGTGGCTCTCGCCTTGCTGCTCGGCGATCTCTCCATTCCCTTTGTCGCCGACTATTCCACTGGCGCCGGCGAAACGCGTCGCGTGACGCTCGGCGACGGATCGCATGTCGAGCTCGGCGCGCGCTCGGCGATCGCGCTCCACTTCACGCCGGCGCGTCGTCGCCTCACGCTGCTGCGCGGGGAGGCATGGTTCGATGTGGCGCCGGATGCGTCGAGGCCTTTCGTCGTGGAGGCCGCCGGCGGCTCGGCGACAGCGCTCGGCACGTCCTTCGACGTCGCCCTCGACGAGAATGGCGCGCGTGTGACGGTCACGGAGCACAGCGTTTCCGTGGCCAGCGGCGGCGCGGAGGTCGTCGCGCGGGAAGGGCAGGAGACGAGCTTCCTGCGCGGCTCTTCCGCGAGCGCGCCGGCCGCCGCGAATGTGGCGAAGCTCACCGCCTGGCGGCGCGGCAGGCTGATCGTCGAGGACGAGGCGCTCGGCGATGTGCTCGCCCTGCTCGGCCGCTATCGTCATGGCGTCGTCTATTGCCTGCGCCGGGAGATTTGCGCGCGCCGCGTGACCGGCGTCTATCGCACGGATGATCCGACGCAGGCCCTCGCCGATATCGAAACCGCGCTCGGCCTCTCGGCCTATCGCTTGTCGAATTATCTGATCCTGCTCCACGAGTGA
- a CDS encoding RNA polymerase sigma factor — MRRSVGALFKRHGRQLLVYLRGKAGANDAPDLLQETFIRALRRGGLEAMPDPEAFLHTIATNLARDLARRRVTEAKYLEFKEELPETPSAEASPGASSEESDRSRLLIATIETLPPRCREVFVLVMQENLPVKEAAARLGISDSMARRHIRLAFRRCREAAR, encoded by the coding sequence TTGCGGCGCTCCGTGGGCGCGCTATTCAAGCGTCACGGTCGTCAGCTTCTCGTCTACCTGCGCGGCAAAGCGGGCGCGAACGACGCGCCGGACCTGTTGCAGGAGACCTTCATCCGCGCTCTGCGCCGTGGCGGGCTCGAGGCCATGCCCGATCCAGAGGCGTTTCTCCATACGATCGCGACAAACCTCGCGCGGGATCTCGCGCGGCGGCGCGTTACCGAGGCGAAATATCTCGAATTCAAGGAAGAGCTGCCGGAGACGCCTTCGGCCGAGGCCTCGCCCGGAGCGTCGAGCGAGGAGAGCGACAGATCGCGGCTTTTGATCGCGACGATCGAAACGCTTCCACCCCGCTGTCGGGAGGTCTTTGTCCTCGTTATGCAGGAAAATCTGCCCGTGAAGGAGGCCGCCGCGCGGCTCGGCATTTCCGACAGCATGGCGCGGCGGCATATCCGCCTCGCCTTTCGCCGCTGCCGCGAGGCGGCGCGCTGA
- a CDS encoding TonB-dependent receptor → MGSAIAAATVGFLMAGAGLTSRPAEAAIAPQERTGAVKFYRIDQIPLTEALTAFADQNDLRLSYDARLTRGVRTRGLSGQFTMQDALRALLEGTTLTYRFADNGRSVLITLAQADNGVRNDAGAESLPPIDVGAETRGVVGGAGGAAGQNAYRLPNASSATKTDTPIMETPASVHVVPQAVLQDQQVVRIEKALQNVSGVIQIPWNQGQSDAFLIRGFSNGTIYRDGFLIPDVLGGGSSKRDTANLERVEVLKGPGSILYGRSEPGGIVNVVTKQPLEERRYAIQQQIGSFDVYRTTLDATGPISSDKSVLYRINVAYENAGSFRDFLHNDRIFIAPVVRWNIDNRTQVTAEFEYSHFNDTADPGIPPIGNRTAPVPRTRYVAEPNSNRSTGDRYLFGFNWSRDLDENWTFRHRFIGELWRFGENNSLFFDKANATGTLDRFFNVSLPGGRSDRYYTTANLAGKFETFGVKHNVLFGYDYFHIDDSLRTICCQAAPAFNIFSPSYLPNRFPLDPALLSRISFTQSWQGYYFQDQMQLPYDIFLLGGFRYDDATGMNNVSQLVSTRDNRISPRAGVLWRPMQWLSIYGSYTENFGVSNSLYRGATGNMIPAQTARQWEGGVKTELFDGRLSATASYFDLTKNNIGVPDPTNPTLSRTIGEAESRGLEFDLSGEVLPGWRIIATYAYLGYAKINKDVGWDGGAGNTGKRLFLAPRNSGSLWSTYEFQGDLAGLKLGGGAVALDDRYGDTINSYVLPSYAIFNLMGSYSFEVAGRKLTAQLNIDNLFDRTYWAGSNSWTFAMPGAPRTVLGSLKVEF, encoded by the coding sequence ATGGGTTCGGCAATCGCGGCGGCGACAGTCGGCTTTTTGATGGCGGGCGCAGGATTGACCTCCCGTCCGGCCGAGGCCGCCATTGCTCCGCAGGAGCGGACCGGCGCCGTCAAATTCTACCGCATCGACCAAATCCCGCTCACGGAAGCGCTCACCGCCTTCGCGGATCAGAACGATCTTCGGCTCTCCTATGACGCGCGGCTGACGCGCGGTGTGCGAACGCGCGGATTGTCCGGCCAATTCACCATGCAGGACGCCTTGCGCGCTCTGCTGGAGGGAACCACGCTCACTTACAGATTCGCCGATAACGGCCGCTCGGTGCTGATCACTCTGGCGCAGGCGGACAATGGCGTGCGCAATGACGCCGGGGCCGAGTCGCTGCCGCCGATCGATGTGGGGGCGGAGACGCGCGGCGTCGTCGGTGGCGCAGGAGGGGCTGCTGGCCAGAATGCCTATCGGCTCCCCAACGCCAGCTCCGCCACCAAGACCGACACGCCGATCATGGAGACGCCGGCCAGTGTTCATGTGGTTCCGCAGGCGGTGCTGCAGGACCAGCAGGTCGTGAGGATCGAGAAGGCGCTGCAGAACGTTTCAGGCGTCATTCAGATTCCGTGGAATCAGGGCCAATCGGACGCTTTTCTCATTCGCGGCTTCTCGAACGGCACGATCTATCGCGATGGTTTCCTGATTCCGGACGTGCTCGGCGGCGGCTCCAGCAAGCGCGACACGGCGAATCTGGAGCGCGTGGAAGTGCTGAAAGGGCCCGGCTCCATCCTCTACGGACGTTCGGAGCCCGGCGGCATCGTCAATGTCGTCACCAAGCAGCCGTTGGAAGAGCGCCGCTATGCGATCCAGCAGCAGATCGGCTCGTTCGACGTCTATCGCACGACTCTCGACGCCACCGGGCCGATCAGCTCGGACAAATCTGTGCTCTACCGAATCAACGTCGCCTATGAGAATGCCGGCTCGTTCCGAGATTTTCTGCACAACGACCGCATTTTCATCGCGCCTGTGGTGCGATGGAACATCGACAACCGCACACAGGTGACGGCTGAATTCGAATATTCCCACTTCAATGACACCGCCGACCCCGGCATTCCGCCTATCGGCAATCGCACGGCTCCTGTTCCGCGCACGCGTTATGTGGCGGAGCCCAATTCGAACCGATCGACGGGCGATCGCTATCTCTTTGGCTTCAATTGGTCTCGCGATCTCGACGAGAATTGGACATTCCGTCATCGGTTCATTGGCGAGCTCTGGCGGTTCGGAGAAAACAACAGCCTTTTCTTCGACAAAGCAAACGCCACCGGAACGCTCGATCGCTTCTTCAACGTCTCCTTGCCGGGCGGCCGCTCCGATCGTTACTACACGACGGCCAATCTCGCTGGAAAGTTCGAGACATTCGGCGTCAAGCACAATGTCTTGTTCGGATACGACTACTTCCATATCGACGATAGTCTGAGAACGATCTGTTGCCAGGCGGCTCCCGCCTTCAACATTTTCTCGCCTAGCTATCTACCGAACAGGTTTCCGCTCGATCCTGCGCTCCTGTCGAGGATCAGCTTCACGCAGTCCTGGCAAGGGTATTATTTTCAGGATCAGATGCAGCTGCCTTACGACATCTTCCTGCTCGGCGGGTTTCGCTACGACGACGCGACCGGCATGAACAATGTCTCGCAGCTCGTTTCGACGCGGGACAATCGCATCAGCCCCCGAGCGGGGGTCTTGTGGCGTCCCATGCAATGGCTTTCGATCTATGGAAGCTACACCGAGAATTTCGGCGTTTCCAACAGCCTCTACAGGGGCGCGACTGGCAACATGATTCCCGCGCAGACCGCGCGGCAATGGGAGGGCGGCGTCAAGACGGAGCTCTTCGACGGGCGACTGTCCGCGACGGCCTCCTATTTCGATTTGACGAAGAATAATATCGGCGTTCCCGACCCCACAAATCCGACGCTCTCGCGCACGATCGGCGAGGCGGAGAGCCGTGGTTTGGAATTCGACCTCTCTGGCGAAGTGCTGCCCGGCTGGCGCATCATCGCCACCTACGCTTATCTCGGCTATGCGAAGATCAACAAAGACGTCGGCTGGGACGGCGGCGCCGGCAACACGGGCAAGCGTCTGTTCCTCGCCCCGCGTAATTCCGGGAGCCTATGGAGCACCTATGAATTCCAGGGCGATCTCGCGGGATTGAAGCTCGGCGGCGGAGCCGTGGCGCTGGACGATCGTTACGGCGACACGATCAACAGCTATGTTCTGCCGAGCTATGCGATCTTCAATTTGATGGGGAGCTACAGCTTCGAGGTCGCGGGTCGGAAGCTCACCGCGCAGCTCAATATCGACAATCTGTTCGATCGGACCTATTGGGCCGGCTCCAACAGTTGGACTTTCGCCATGCCCGGCGCGCCGCGCACCGTCCTCGGGTCGCTCAAGGTCGAGTTCTAA
- a CDS encoding DUF2149 domain-containing protein produces the protein MRYLRRRRRFDGDAPLEDPIAGVANLFDASVVFIVSMMIALFMAYNMMDLLDPNAKVTMTRKGSDGSLEVITREGSQIKVQKVTDKKLGGEGERLGAAFRLKDGRVVYVPD, from the coding sequence ATGCGCTATCTGCGACGCCGACGGCGGTTTGACGGCGACGCGCCGCTCGAGGATCCGATCGCTGGCGTCGCAAATCTTTTCGACGCCAGCGTCGTGTTTATCGTTTCCATGATGATCGCGCTCTTCATGGCCTACAATATGATGGATCTGCTCGACCCCAATGCCAAAGTCACGATGACGCGCAAGGGGTCGGACGGCAGTCTCGAGGTCATTACTCGCGAGGGCTCGCAGATCAAGGTCCAGAAGGTCACGGATAAGAAGCTCGGCGGCGAGGGCGAGCGACTCGGCGCGGCCTTCCGCCTCAAGGACGGACGCGTCGTCTATGTTCCTGATTGA